From one Thunnus maccoyii chromosome 6, fThuMac1.1, whole genome shotgun sequence genomic stretch:
- the six9 gene encoding SIX homeobox 9 isoform X1 translates to MIFTAEQVACVCEVLLQSGCMDRLAGFLRTLPPPSLSASSSCPGELESVLKAKAAVAFHQGCFTDLYTLLEGFPFSPRSHPLLQQLWLRAHYMEAEKQRGRPLGAVGKYRVRRKFPLPNTIWDGEETSYCFKEKSRSMLREWYRRKPYPSSWERRELAAATGLTTTQVGNWFKNRRQRDRSMGGSSFQRAGSGGTSGVTSSNNDLSPPDSPNLQYRCPPPLCHPPPPLRHM, encoded by the exons ATGATCTTCACAGCAGAGCAGGTGGCTTGTGTGTGCGAGGTCCTCCTGCAGAGCGGTTGCATGGATCGTCTCGCTGGCTTCCTCCgcactcttcctcctccttccctctccgcctcctcctcctgccctgGGGAGCTGGAGAGTGTGCTGAAGGCTAAAGCCGCAGTGGCCTTTCACCAGGGGTGCTTCACTGACCTCTACACCCTGCTAGAGGGCTTCCCCTTTTCCCCACGCAGCCACCCgctcctgcagcagctctgGCTCCGAGCCCACTACATGGAGGCCGAGAAGCAGAGGGGCCGACCACTGGGTGCTGTGGGGAAGTATCGAGTCAGACGAAAGTTCCCTCTACCAAACACCATCTGGGATGGAGAGGAGACGAGCTACTGTttcaag GAAAAATCGCGGAGTATGCTCCGGGAGTGGTACCGTCGTAAACCTTATCCTTCCAGCTGGGAGAGGCGGGAGCTGGCAGCAGCCACCGGGCTGACAACCACTCAGGTCGGCAATTGGTTCAAGAATCGCAGGCAAAGGGACCGAAGCATGGGCGGTAGCAG TTTCCAAAGAGCTGGCTCTGGAGGAACTTCAGGAGTCACTTCCTCTAACAATGACCTTTCACCTCCAGACAGCCCAAATCTCCAATACCGCTGccctccacctctctgtcaCCCACCACCTCCTCTACGACACATGTGA
- the six9 gene encoding SIX homeobox 9 isoform X2 has translation MIFTAEQVACVCEVLLQSGCMDRLAGFLRTLPPPSLSASSSCPGELESVLKAKAAVAFHQGCFTDLYTLLEGFPFSPRSHPLLQQLWLRAHYMEAEKQRGRPLGAVGKYRVRRKFPLPNTIWDGEETSYCFKEKSRSMLREWYRRKPYPSSWERRELAAATGLTTTQVGNWFKNRRQRDRSMGGSRAGSGGTSGVTSSNNDLSPPDSPNLQYRCPPPLCHPPPPLRHM, from the exons ATGATCTTCACAGCAGAGCAGGTGGCTTGTGTGTGCGAGGTCCTCCTGCAGAGCGGTTGCATGGATCGTCTCGCTGGCTTCCTCCgcactcttcctcctccttccctctccgcctcctcctcctgccctgGGGAGCTGGAGAGTGTGCTGAAGGCTAAAGCCGCAGTGGCCTTTCACCAGGGGTGCTTCACTGACCTCTACACCCTGCTAGAGGGCTTCCCCTTTTCCCCACGCAGCCACCCgctcctgcagcagctctgGCTCCGAGCCCACTACATGGAGGCCGAGAAGCAGAGGGGCCGACCACTGGGTGCTGTGGGGAAGTATCGAGTCAGACGAAAGTTCCCTCTACCAAACACCATCTGGGATGGAGAGGAGACGAGCTACTGTttcaag GAAAAATCGCGGAGTATGCTCCGGGAGTGGTACCGTCGTAAACCTTATCCTTCCAGCTGGGAGAGGCGGGAGCTGGCAGCAGCCACCGGGCTGACAACCACTCAGGTCGGCAATTGGTTCAAGAATCGCAGGCAAAGGGACCGAAGCATGGGCGGTAGCAG AGCTGGCTCTGGAGGAACTTCAGGAGTCACTTCCTCTAACAATGACCTTTCACCTCCAGACAGCCCAAATCTCCAATACCGCTGccctccacctctctgtcaCCCACCACCTCCTCTACGACACATGTGA